The genomic DNA TGCCTAATGGCGTATTAATTTCGTGGGCGACACCGCTCACTAAGCTGCCTAGCGCCGCCATCTTTTCACTCAGTTCTACTTGAGCTTGGTATTGCTTAGTTTCTTCTAATAAGCGCTGGTGGTCGATGATGTCGGCAATTTGCGGAGTGATGAATTCGATGAATTCGGCATGGGCACTTTCACTTAAGGCTAGCAAGTAGCCAAAATGCTGCTGTTCGGTTTTTAGCTCGGTCATAACCCAAAGGCCTTGATGGACTTTGTCACTGATGTCCTGATCAAAATGCGCCGGTAAGACTTGTGCGCATTTGTTTGGTTGCGACTGAGTAGAGGGTAACTGTTGGCTTAAGCAGGTTTGGCTTTGCCCTTGGGCGTTAAAGCTATCTTGATAAATATAAAGTTCAGGAATACCTAGTTCCGTAAGGGTGGGCTGAGCTTGCGCCAGTATATGGTGTAAATCGTGGCGCTGGTGGAATAAACGCGTTACCGCTAAGCGCTGAGCGTTACTGTCTCGTTGCTGAATCAACAAGCGCTGGCGTTCATCGTTATTATGTAACGGTACGTCGTAAACCGAAACGCCACTACTGGCACGCAAGATCGACATGGTTTCCAGTTGATATTGCGCTTCTAATTCCACACCATTGAGTAAATCGATGAGCAACTGTGCCGCTAGCGAACCAGTGCGTTGGGCCGGATAAATGGCGGTGGATAGACTGGGGCGGATAGCATCGGCATATTCAAAATCATCAAAGCCGGTGACTTTAACCTGCTGTGGAATAGCAATCTTTTGGCGTTCCAGCTCTTCTATCACTCCTTTGGCACTCAGATCGTTAACGCACATAATGGCATCGGGAAGACGCTGGTATTGCTCTAACCATTGGCGGCATAAATGTTTCGCAGAGGCGGTGGTCATATCACCGTATAAATGCTGTTGTGGCGGAAGGTTTAAGCCCTGTTGTTGCAGCGTATCGGCCAGCGCCCGATAACGTTGTTGCGAGTCAAAATTATTTTTAGGGCCATCGATGTAAAGAATATCTTTACAGCCAATGTCTAGGATGTGTTTGGCGAGTTGCTGCATTCCGCTGTAATTGTCTACAAATACCGAGGGTACGTTGTCTAAGATGCCGCCAACGTTAATTAAGGGCAGGTTGCCAATCACCTTTAATACTTGTTGCATTACATCGCTTGAAGTTTTGTAGCCCACGCCACCGCCATAGAGCAATACGCCATCAATATTGAGTTTTGGTAGCTGCTCGAGTAACCATAAGTCCTTAGATTTAAACAGTTCAGGCTCGGCTAAATAGCCAATAGGGATGAATAAACAGCTGAACAGCTTAGGATCTAAGCTGGTTTGCACGCCACGAATAATTTGTTGGTCGATGGTTTGCGATAAAGTAGGTAAAACAATCGCGATGCGTTTTTTCATGCCACTCTGGTCTAGATAATTTTAGATTTTACTTTAGCAAGTGATGAGAGCTTTGCTGTGATTAGCTTAAGAAT from Agarivorans gilvus includes the following:
- a CDS encoding substrate-binding domain-containing protein; translated protein: MKKRIAIVLPTLSQTIDQQIIRGVQTSLDPKLFSCLFIPIGYLAEPELFKSKDLWLLEQLPKLNIDGVLLYGGGVGYKTSSDVMQQVLKVIGNLPLINVGGILDNVPSVFVDNYSGMQQLAKHILDIGCKDILYIDGPKNNFDSQQRYRALADTLQQQGLNLPPQQHLYGDMTTASAKHLCRQWLEQYQRLPDAIMCVNDLSAKGVIEELERQKIAIPQQVKVTGFDDFEYADAIRPSLSTAIYPAQRTGSLAAQLLIDLLNGVELEAQYQLETMSILRASSGVSVYDVPLHNNDERQRLLIQQRDSNAQRLAVTRLFHQRHDLHHILAQAQPTLTELGIPELYIYQDSFNAQGQSQTCLSQQLPSTQSQPNKCAQVLPAHFDQDISDKVHQGLWVMTELKTEQQHFGYLLALSESAHAEFIEFITPQIADIIDHQRLLEETKQYQAQVELSEKMAALGSLVSGVAHEINTPLGNSLLAASHLKEQVEWLTQQMHQQKLTKARFEQFIKDATNTTDIIINSAQRAAELITSFKQVAVDQSYEEQREINLADYINKVLRSLQHQLKTSKVTLHTELDPEIRIFTFPGAIAQVITNLFTNALIHGLDGGKRVGRIDIKLQRLAQEIQLSFSDDGHGASQETVNHIFEPFYTTARTSGGCGLGMHIVYNIITQKLRWQLNINTQPERGFCFTISIPLSDLC